The Ostrinia nubilalis chromosome 27, ilOstNubi1.1, whole genome shotgun sequence genomic interval GAAAGACGTATCTCACTTATAGCTCTTTCCTTCTAGTGTCTTAGAGTATCCTCCTGATTCTACCAGCAGCTCTCCTTGCTGGTAGAAGCTGGATGTAGAGCAGCAGGAGATATGGAAGCAGGAGGTGGATTTCCGGTGTCTATGATCTAAACAACGACGCATCTCACTTGTAGCTGTTTCCTTCTTTATAGAAGAAGGAGATAGAGCAGCTCACCTTTAGGTCCCTCCTTCTTTCTTGTGCCTAGAATACTGTCCTTGGGATACAATGCTCTCGCTTGCAGCAGGAGAAAGGGCATTATAGTGACTTACTGACAGCATGACGACATAGCTCACCCCTAGCTCTTTTCTTGGTGTGTTTGGGAGGCCATCTGAAACAAAAGACAGTGCAGCAGGGCCCTAGAGCTGGTTGATCCCTCACCTGCCCCGGCCGTGCACGGAGTAGTACTCCTGGAGCTCCCGGAGGTAGTTGGAGATCTGCTCGGCCGTGTCGAGGCGCtcggggcggcgcgggcgcgggtacTGCGCTTGCGCACACAGCGCCGCCGTCAGCAGGGCGAAGGCTAAGAAGAGCCGCATTGTGGATTCTGTAATgattaaagcccggtctgtgagcacgcagaattttgtccaatgaccccaagctacccatccctatcgctcgcacgtaattatgttgctgtcgtgctcgcacactcactgcgggtgcccgtcgcacagtcgcgcgcgacagcaatataattacgcgctagcgataaggatgggtagctagctagcaaaattctacgtgctcacagaccagactatagaagtGTTTATTAAGAGAAATAAAGGCGCGAGAGCGACTGGCCGTTCTGGGAAAAGTTGAAGGAAttcgatcgcgtggcaggtcacccaTGCGCTGGATTGACCAAGTGATATCGACAGGGGAGACTGTgttgtgactgcaccagacagtctgctaACAGAGAGAGGCGGGAGGATCGTGCGGAGACTGTATCCGCTTACATACGATGTGAACAACACCTTAACGTGATTCGACCAAATTCTTCGGCCATAATAACCGCTAGGTAGGTATTGGCCATGGGTGGTAGTGTGATTTGTCCTAGAATCTGCAGTAAAGTTATTTACTACCAATATCTCAGTTCAGTTCATCTTTATGGTTAAAAccagcggccgcctgcgacttcatacgcgcggatcccgttttacccccttaggggtggagtttcgtaaaatcctttcatagcggatgcctacgtcataacatctaccagcccgatccgtccagtggtttgggctgtgcgttgatagatcactatgtcagtcagtcagtcacctttgagtttacaTATTTAGATAGAGGTAACTAAGTAAGTTTAGTGTCAAAACCATCCATCATATTAACCTAATTCCTAGAAATATTATACAATAAGTGCAGATTTTCAAGTACGTCACAACTCCACGGCATTCGATTAAACCATTAACAATCGATTAGGGGATTAATCGGTATCAATCGCATCGATAAacttattgtattatagataggGCGTAAATCTTTTCACAATACTGATAAGGTAGGATTTACAGTGACGGTAGAGCTGGTCTTTGATTCAATGCGTAGGACTCAACAACAACTGGATACAATAATTTTAGTCCGACGGagtagcaagctgaagtggcaatgggcagggcacatagtacgcagaactgacggccgatggggcagcaaggttctggagtggaggccgcgtaacgGAAAACGAAGCGTGGTATCTCCAcccaaaaggtggaccgacgacctgataaaggtagcaggaaggcgctggatgcaggccaggatgtggaagtcattgggggaggcctatgttcagcagtggacgtcctatggctgaaataatgatgatgatgatgtaggaCTCTAACCCTATACCCTCCTATTATacaatttactagctttccgcctgcgtAATCGTTCGTAGTTACTTTGTTTGagtcgaatgacgtccactgctggacaaaggcctcccccaaggatttccacaaagaccggtcctgcgccgcccgcatccaggcacctttcgcgaccttcactagatcgtcggttcacttaTTTTTACACaatctattattttattttattttaaagtagtcTTGAAACACTTTAAGTCTTCTATTTTGGCCAAAACAATATTatgtacattatttatttacgtagTATGTACCTATCTCTAGCTAACTTAACATAAGTGTTATAAGTTCTCCAAGCCAACTTTTATAACACCTATTACTTTTGGATTGGGTTATTAATAtcttacttaatatgtattaaaaagaGGAACCATTTCAAAAATTGTTTCAATCATTAGTTAGGATGCTACATTTGAGTAAGTAAGCCGTGGTAAAAAAGTTCGTAAAACTCATAAaagctcatttatttttgcaagtagacttttaaaaagcacttttacacgtcccagtattaaccctaccactgcttcgggacaataaatgggccagtgctaagaagaagcagcgcaagaaactcatgcccgtattcacaaacgatgcttgcttaagcgaagcagtaaatcgaacgcacagcgttggatagagctctgtgattgattcctGTGTCAACCTGTGCGtcgacgcgcactgtgagacctcatattaatgtttgtgaatacgggcgtcagtcacTAAAACGAAAAACATAAAACCATCTATTCTTCGTTATCAAACGATAACTCACATAATAAGAACACTTAAACCTTTATGCAGCTTAATTTTAACCACAATAGCTCAGCTCAAGCGTCCTAGAGTGTTAGTCTATGGTCTACGGCTCTGTTAGTCTATGCCTGGCTTGTTTATGCAGGTGGGGGCTAAATATGGACGCATTTGGGTAATTAAGCCCATAATACCGGGTTAAAAAGGTTTTAATGGCACAGAAGTGGCTAAAATGATTGTCTGATTTGGCTCATGGCAcatgataataatgttttattggCAGAAGTGACTAAAGATGTTTTTTTCACTCTGAtttctactaatattaaaatgtgaaaGTTTTTGAGGGTTAATGGATGTTTGTAAATCTCTCACGACAAAAACACTGAGGATTTTGGTTAAAATTAACAGTATTATTCAgtcagaataacatataactTATAATAACTAAAAAACTTATAACGTTTTGTAACAAACTGAATTTAGCTCCGGCGAAGCTCCAGGCCAAGGCTAGAattgagaataataaaaaactatgttttaatttttgaatTGTGATTAGATTTTAATACattctaaaatattaattaacaaaaatgcTTTATTGGTAGCGTGTCCTCTTTTACAAATCCGGGATAAAATTATCCTTTTCTAAATACCTATTATCTTTAAACCAATAATCGAAATTGATTCAGCAGTTAAGTCGTGAAAAACAGaattactttcccatttattatGCTAGTATGGATAGTAGCTGTCAAATCAAATTTCaactttatctttttattaCGTTACCACGAGTTAAGGAACCATTATTTACAATTTACGGTAACACTGCTGTCAAATCGTTAGATTTCCCGTTCGCgttgaaaaaatattgtctatggAATTATTTTGCTAAAGGTCAGGCATAAATGAaacattatgaaataaaaatagggtttttccaaataaatagttaatataAACAAATGATGTCACAATAATCTGATAatacttagagtaggcgcacaccgttgatttttagttgggcgatagttgtgcccgattttaatttgtatgaagaatcggccacatcgaatcggcgtagtgtgcgcactcccatacatgcccatactgatcaactgcccgactaaactatcggccgacgaaaaatcaacggtgtgcgcctactcttaggttCCATTTTCCATTAGCTTTTGGCTTGTGAGCCATAGCAAAGATGCATCTGAGATGCTTAAAGCAGCTAAGCCTAgatgcagaccaccgacttttagttggccgatagttggagcCACGTCtagtttgtatgaagaatcggccgataccaaatcggtgtcaTGTGCGCaatttcatacatctccattcTCCATACTAATTAACAGCCCGATCCAATTGTCGGCCCTTAGGCTAAAAGTTATAGGTCTCTGCTTACAGTCTGTGCCTGAGGTATGTAAGCTTCACGTTTTTTGggatgtcaaacgtcagcgagacttcaaatgtgcttcagatttttaaatgtcacgtcataatattatgtcatatGTCACCCCTCCCATGTCGCTCCCAaactagacaaagtgcaaattataatcgcaaaccagtcgaaaagtggtcgaaaagccccttttttgtatggagttttgacggattcgattttcgattcgatcaaaaagtgcgatttgtctaggggggctggctGAGTTAAGCGCGAGGCTTATTAATTCTACATTTAAAAACGCCAAACGAGGCGATTGAATCGCTTTCCAAAGCCTTATTTGAAATTGTtgcattttaaaaacaattgaaacgCTTTAAAGTTCGATTTTAAAACATGGCGTCCATTGTAAAAGTCAAGTCCAATCATGGTGCTACAATCAGTAAACAGCACATAATAGCACTGTACGGGCTCGAACCTGCGACCCACCGTGTGTCTATTGTTCGCTGCAAATCAACTGCGTAGGGATGGGAAGATGGAAGTTAACTTTATCGATAAATCTGGGTGAGAAATACAAGTATTATTTTCGTAAAAGAGTTGCCACTGGtcgtttttgtttaaaatatgtaaaagcGTTTGAACTCGCTGGTTTCTGGTATATTAACACCTATCAACTACATAGATAATCGACCACTATGTTTGTCTCCGCGTTTCACTCTCTTCTTTCTGTGACAATTATTGCTAAACAGATAAAAGGTTGTTTGTGAACTGAAGAaacatgtttctttctttctttctttattatcAACAGAAGAAACACTTTCATCATATCACTCGTTCTCGctgttatttattactttaatatgtCGTCTACCAGTaggtttttgttgcaaaatcgtcaAAAGCTAAGTGAAAGTCAAATTTTCTGCAAATAAGCTttcaaaaagcgcttttacttctcagtattactttaaccctaccactgtttcGGAACATAAATGGACtaatgctgagaagaaacagcgCAAGAACTGTCTCCTTTGTAAGTGAGAAACGAAAACTATCGACAACGCCAATTTATGGACTACCCCATCCCTTACCTGTTGCGCGGTAATTTTCACCGCGCGCTGCGAAGGCGGGAAATGTACAGTAAATTTGCGCGCGAACGAAAGCGTATAACAAAAATCTCTTTACCGCTCATTTTTCTTGTTTGCGAATAAAAATTGCGTCGATTCGTCGCGTATTCTGTCTTTTTGTGGCACTAGAATTTTGTCTTTTACTACAAAGATGGCATGTAGCTtactgattttaatattttaaaattgtgtttGCTTTCAACCAAAGGACGTCCGCTGCTTGACAAAAGCCAGGAACTTCTCGCGACTTTCaatagatcgtcggtccaccgaaaAGGGAAACAGGGAATATCATCTATCATTCATCAGTAGTaaagaaaaacattaattaattatcttcATTTGGCTACGTGCAAACTGCATGTCCTAGCCTCAAAAGTATGAAAGATTTTCGTTTTAAGTTCATTTTCCTTTGTGTTGTGAAAATTTGTAACTATGGAAGTAActaaagaatattttttgaataaatacgaGTTCTGAAGTTTTGCTTTTTCCCCGGCTTTTCACATAAGAGCCATAACACGTTGTAAGTTTTGTTATACGTTTTATACTTGATTTTAAGAGACTAAAAAGTTATTAGTATTTTCCAGTTCAGCGTCTAACATCATTTAATCTTACTATGCCATAAACTTTAATCCGAAACATCTAAATCTCATCAACGCCAAAATCCAATTACGGGATCAATTATAACCTCAAAACTGTTTTAAATCACATTTTCCCACCTTAACGCCTACCAATGCTGCCAACTCAAAGGCGCGCATTCAAACCGCGTCGGATATTATTTTTACGGTTGGCAACACCGTAACTAGAAAGTGTACGTGAGGAAAATGGCGTCCGCAAGTTTTAAACGTAGTTGGAATAGGCAAAGGTAATTACTTTAGACGGCTTTGGAAGTATTTTCAGAGGTGCAAAACGTTGCGGGTTGATTTTAAGTTGTCGTTAAGTTTTTGAGTTTCGATTTTGGTTGTTTGATGGGGACGAAAATAGAGTTGTTTTACCTACCCTAATTCATCGTCTTATCATGTCAGATACCTTTTCAGCTTTTCAGGCTTAAACTACTGAACCAATTTAAGTGAAAGGTATATTTATCTACCTAGAGATAGGTAATttgaccaaaaaaaaaaacaaaatagtttttaactgGTTTTTAAAATGGAGATATTTGTCTAAAGTCTCAATATACAGTTTAATGAGCACTAGTTTACTGCAAACTTAGCGTAAGCCCACCTGCTctatggactgacgacctcatatagccacgatagccgaacggtgaaggggtcggagtggccgactcgagatccgacgaacgcgggttcgaatccctcCGACGCTCGACTATGGTGAGCCcacgtaacacaagcttatttagcttaccacgaggggctaacgggactattagtaatttgtgcaacacaaatctttaaaaaaaaatggctgGCAACGAGTAATTTGAACCCGGGAccctgaagcaggtggtcttaccacttgacttctcagcacttgccaaatgttggtctcgaagcgcttgTAGAGCAAAAAGCAAAAAGAGTATGAGACAATGTAAAGGCTCCTTAAATACGAGCaaaacttgtttttttatttgtatttttttcatgaaataTTTGACAATTTTTAAGCAGTATTTAATAGAGTATTtgccaccaccaatcaattgtcGTATTTAAAACTATCAAAACGAGACACTCCcaccgtagtcctgacaagaaACCCTTATAGTTTTGTTATGTGCACTTGGCTTTTTTTGGTCTTTGCATCGTATCTTGGACCCGTTcgccatagattttgtatggcactacaagcaagtgacgtcactattttgtcaactcaattatactacttttttcaacaatcgtaatttacaggtaatttaaaattaattaagtttttaagaccagaatgaagtgtcttattaaacaaattgtgctttacaaattattttggaGTGGTGGCAAACACCCAATtagaccatttttttttatccacgacgaggaagctcttggcctgtatctcacctgatggtaagtgatgatcaggccgagggtggaagcgagcttctgcgcggaacacaacaatgctgttaatattgttgttatggcttagataagatggtggtagctagccaggcggacttagaacaagccctaccaccaaccaaaccgaaaagaaaaatctgcttccactggaaatcgaacccgggacctctgcgtctgaagcaggtggtcttaccactagaccacagagcatacaaataaagaaacttttgactttgactttgaccatAGAGGCGATTAAATCCTATAAATACAACAATATTGTTGTAACAACGACAAATCTAGTCAATTCGCGAAAAGCAGTAAAATAAGATAGCCATAAATCAAGATAATCCGTAGAGCGGCGTATGTGTTAAATTCGACTGTAAAATTAACAATTAACCTTTGTTAACtctttaattaacttttaagggtagatacaaattaaattattagatTACATAGGCTCAGGTTTCCATCTGGTACAATATACATTTTATGTTCTAGGAAATTATAATTGGAAATTGATCTATTTACTATTTACGTTATAGATTAGTGGAGGCTTGATTTCAGAGTAAGTAAAAGTATTGAGTTTGATTTCCAATGAGGTCACAGAAAATTCAACATCATTTTCTCATACATATACACTcgtaaaacataaccctccttctggcgcagtcgggtaaatattGGTTAAAAAAGTTAGAGCCAGATTATTGAAATTAGGACTACTTTTTTAACTGCCAGATAACTTTTGTCTGGACaatataaccacagaataataataagtactaccaggcctgttcatctccgcgagtttacatcgaaaacaaaacacgcacgatggcccaccaacaggatactattcgacaaggcctcacatacgagcgaacattgactcacgcacgcgtattcttgtgtatgatggaagaaaataaagaaaatggtgtactaaatactgtgcagtaattaactacctaaataataataaaaacacagaatgtacttttttaagttgcctcaagacactgagaggtaaataagtagttaatattattcatgatgattcatgctaaatcatgtatttcctccgccattttccgcagtttggcacctcacgtcacatcattttactgaagtcagccctatagcttcggcgcagtgccgatcactgacgtttgtcaacaaaatggtgcttgactcttgagacaggctaaattacaccatattgttaatgacattgtgcatacatttctttaaataccttcgcgaagtaaaacttctgtacgtagtacttattattattctgtggtactacgtacagaagttttacttcgcgaaggtatttaaaaaaatgtatgcatgCATTAACAatatatggtgtaatttagcctgtctcaagagtcaagcaccattttgttgacaaacgtcagtgatcggcactgcgccgaagctatagggctgatttcggtaaaataatgtgacgtgaggtgccaaactgcggaaaatggcggaggaaatacctacatgatttagcatgaattatcatgaataatattattattaactgcttatttacctctcagtatcttgaggcaacttaaaaaagtacattctgtgtttttattattatttaggcagttaaatactgcacagtatttagtacaccattttctttattttcttccatcatacacaagaatacgcgtgcgtgagtcaatgttcgctcgtatgtgaggccttgtcgaatagtatcctgtaggtgggccatcgtgcgtgttttgttttcgatgtaaactcgcggagatgaacaggcctgatataaCTGACAAATTGGCTAACGGCCGTAATTCACacacgatgcttgtttaagttaagcagcaaatcgaacgcacagcgttgaatagagctctgtgagtggttcgtgtgtcaccctgtgcgtccacgcgcactgtgagacctcatggtaatgtttgtgaatacgggcgatagtttTCTTAAACACTGTTATTAACGAACAGACAAAATTATACTATGAATAAAAGTTATCTGAAGAAGATTATAAAATGAACCCTAAAAAGCACAACCACTACTTAAATCTGAAATAAATatagatttgatttgatttaaaagaaaataaaaatgttttttatgtaattttggtAATAATTACCTTATTTATTAGTCCAGGAATTCTTTTCacaattcaattaatttaatacatttgaCATTTTCTACAAGCATCAAAGTCTGAAGAATGCCTTGACAATGTCATACGCTTTGTCCTTTTGGCTGACAAAGGGCCCTCAAAATGggtttatttaaagaaataagaTGATCTCTTGTTGTGATTCCACTAATGTTATTAAATCGTGGGTTTAGCTACCTATTTTGCTATAAAAGAGTTGGTAAAGTGAACTTTTTGTGTTACTGGAAATAATAGAGCTATTGGTAGAGTACAGATTATAAGATTGTTAGAAGAAGGTAAGATGTGTATcattcaatttttttctttctttctttaagtTTCGTTTTTAATGACGTTTTGATAAAAGTGACTCAGCCCGAAATAAGTTTGAATGTTTTATCGCCATTTTTTtcaggcaattcgatttttccaagttatgtattttaaaaataaagtttgggATGTAGtttataaagttaaaaaaaattaataactattgtttgtaacatttttcattgatgcttCGCTCCTATCGTAGCGTAAAGTTATGAAATTCTCAATAAAAGGACTGTCCAACacaaaaatgatttttaaatcaactACTAGTAGTTCTAGAGATTACCGCGTTCattcaaacaaacttttcagatttataatattagtcagTATTCTCGTaaactaattataataataattaatataagaTGGGCTGAAgtggcctcccactaggtggaccgacgatctggtaaaggtcgcgggaagagcctggatgcgggcagcgcaggaccgttcattgtggaaaaccttgggggaggcctttgtccagcagtggacgtcatttggctgaaacgaacgaacgaacgaaagattGATTAAATTCGTTACTAGTTTGGACTGGAAAAccaaaaattgaaaatttacaCGTGTTAAGCTTTAGAaactaaaatacaaaataccaACTTTGTTACTAAAACGGGGCGCCATAACAAGCGAAGTTTGGTCCTCGTTTCTGCATATTTTGTGTGGCAGTTGACAGTGTGTGTGGTTCAAAGTTTTTAGagttaaatcaaaacaaatcaaaataagaGTAGATTAAAGATACAAAGCAACATGTGgacttttaatattaataaaattctttaaaaaaaatacaatcgagACCATCGAGAAACTTTcaacttcgaatcgtttgcgtattcaaccTTCTCACTACAAACAGTGAAACAAAATTTAAtacttatttcaaattcaatgaTAACATGACGATTATTTTCGTGCTACTatttaattacgtaattttaagtttatgtaaatatattataaaattgtttttgcataaataaaaaaataataatggacGTAATCTtctataataaaaaatgaatcgcaaaatgtgttggtaagcgcataactcaacagcgtttggaccaattttaccaattctttttttttaatgttccaTGAAATCCAAGGATgttttttacggcgagaaaagttcgaataatttccggaaaaaccataaaaaaactcgaaacttcacccctaagggggtaaaacggggtccacgcgtacgaaaacAATTGATCCATTAATTTGGTCAAGCAATTATTCTGATTCTGAAAGAGTTTTTACAAAATGGGTGCTAGAGCCCTTTGTGTAAAATTTCAATGTGTACCTTTTTTGTTACCAGACCTGTTATAACTTCAATCACAATGACCAAATTTCAACTTCATATTAGCCATGTGAAGGCGCCTTATTCGTCCAAGGTATTAACGCCTTTCCATAACCAATCCCATCCAAATCCGCCCTTCAACTgtacattatcatcatcatcatcatcatcaacagccctttacagtccactgctggactatgagcctcctccactatagtggagggttttgccataatctccacgctaggcaggcgggttggagatcgcagtttaaaagattgatgtttttcagagagcgctgctgcccattctctgtttgattaCATTATAATCCACGGTATTCGATGTTTatacattttcatattgtttatgAAGAccataaaatttaaacaatatgAAAGCGTAATCTCTTGTAAACATCCGTTGTTTTTTTAGGTTGTTGTTTTTGACCGGACTAAGTACGGCCCGATTTTTTCACCTGATCTAGCAGTGGTGTATGGTTTATAATGACATGTGCACATGCATCATGCATTGGACATCGGTCCGGCGAGAAAATTGGACTGCAAACAAAGAGTATACGTTTTTTGACGGTCCATCGTCCAGTGAAAAAACAGATGTCTACAAGCGGCTAAAAGCATCGAAAACCGTGgatattttgaccaaaaacagATTGAAAGACAGTTGGCGGACAGATTGGGATTGTTGTTTTGGATGGCGAGCTTACATGATAAAattaatgatgattatgatagaTGATACTTTTATGTTTCTTGGcgtattttttacataattaacgTACTATGTATAACTTGCCAAAACCCGGATAAGCTATAGATTTTTTTTGAGGCAAACAAGCTCTATGACGTCACTTTCTCACTATT includes:
- the LOC135084907 gene encoding uncharacterized protein LOC135084907; translation: MRLFLAFALLTAALCAQAQYPRPRRPERLDTAEQISNYLRELQEYYSVHGRGRYGKRQMHIADASVIFRETPFSDHPLNEEALFKNLGYK